The window GGGTTCCAGGGCCATACACTGGGCCTGCAGAGGGGGAAGCCTGGATGTTGTCAAAGCCCTGAAAAGCCTCGGGGCTGACCTGAATGCTAGAGATAAGGTGAATGAGCATTTTATTTGTGACTTAATTGGTACCGCGACTCATATTTGTGTATCCGTGAACAGACCGTCGGTATGATACTGACACACAGTTATGTGTCCAGTATGTCTTTGGCTATGACTGTATATCAATGTCCACAATGCAGTTGTACAGCACTCCTCTGCATGTGGCCACAAGAACAGGCAACAACACCATTGTTGAGTACCTGCTGTCCTGTGGTGCCAAAATCAACTCCAGGGACAGGGTAGGCATCAGCTCAGCAGAGTGTTTCCCTTCTGTGTTTCATCATCTCTATAATTCATTTCTTGCCATTAATAATTTTATTCTACTCTCAGGAAGGAGACACAGCCCTGCATGATGCTGTGCGTCTCAACAGATACAAGATAGTGAAGCTGCTCATAGCTTCAGGGGCAGAAACAAATATAATCAATCATGTGAGTTTTTCTACCCCTTCATGTTGATGTTTGGTTTAGCTTGAAGAtgattttaaaggaatagtttgacattttgggaaatttacAAATGACTTTCCCCACCTTAAATTTAGATTGACGATCAATACCATGCCATatctgtatgttaaatatgatgctacagccagcagccagttaggttagcttagcatatagactgtttttttaatccaaatcaATTTGCTGTTTATGACAGAATGTTGACAGACTATTTCTTTGCCTTTAacagtaacttcctggagtcAAATTAAATGGCAATTTCAAATTTATTGATGAAATACACAAGATCTAAGGTGTTCCCTAATGAGCTTTTATGATGCTGGTAGGTGGGTACTGTTACCTTTAGACAGAGCaaggctaactgtttccccaTGTTCCAGTCGTTACgctaaaataaattaatctaactaaaaaaagagattaGCTGCTGTAGCCTTACATAGACATTTAACATAGACATAGACATCCAACCCTCGACAAGGCAGCAGATAAAcattcccaaaatgtttaagTATTCTTTTAAAGGACACTTATTAAATGGATATAATAAGCTAAGATGCTGTGGCTCATATCTCAACAATGTACACACAATTCGACCCCTTACTAACACACTGACAGTAAGAACTGCGTTACAGGAGAGAGTGACCGCAGTGCAGCAGGTAAAACAATGGCAGTTTGACATCATGGAGACCCTGCAGAGACTGGACAACCTGAAGGAGGTGGGACCTGAAAACACCTTCAGAGAGGAGTGAATAGTGCAAAAGATTTACATCTCGTTTTTTCTTTATgacataacaataataataatacgacTATCTGTCTCAGGTTCAAAATACATTCTGTTATATCAATGTATGTCTGTGTACATCATATTTGAGTATTTGCATTATATGTGCTCACCAACAAAACCTTCTTTTGCAGTGCATGGGGTTTTGAGATTTGTCTGAACTCTGACATTAACAAATGTCAGCTTGGGTGTGACAGATTCAAAATGCTCTgcttatcttaaaaaaaaggaaacaaagctGAATTTCTCAAAGGTTTTTGCCAAGCTTTAGCTTTTGATGTTCTCTTCTGAAGAGCTCTATTATCTGAGCAGCGCTCCTATGGCTGTTTCCTATCTAATTTGTGATGCCTTTGTAAGTTGAATAATATCAATAGATAGTGCTATGCAGAAGCTGCATTTGAATATACATCAAGAGGTCCTTGTTTTATCAAGGCGACGGATAAGGCCAGAGCACACAGTAGCACTGTGTTTAAGGCGTCAGCTGACGATAGCAGAGATGGCTGGTATGTCCCCGCTTTAAGTCAGGGATTCAAGGGGAGCTCAGTGGGCATATTTTCCTTCTATCATCAGTGGCTCAAATGTTCCTGAGGGAGGTTGGTCATTCACACGGGGGAAACCAACAGCTTGCTCCAATGCTTGCAATGTAGTTGTTTATGCAGTTAGTCATTACACATACAGCCATTCATTTTGTGagcacattttgttcagcagCTACTGCAGTGTTATTCATAATGTGAATGTTAAATGCTGTTTTGAAAAGAGTGCAGTCTTCTGTTAAAAAGCAATGTGTTCATTGTAGACAACTCATCAGATACATTATCAGCCTCAAACAGTATTTCCTGTTCCAAGCACGGCTGTGTAACTGTCAGGGACTTCAGCGGAGACATGTAACATGTGCAATACAAGGTTATACACACTACGTGACCgagctgtcatttattttgtcaaccTGACCCTAACAGAGTTGTCACATTATATCGTcaatataataaagtttataGATCAGAATGATCAAATCTGTTGGACTCGTATATATGTTTTACAGCTTTAGTTATGTTGTCTTCAGTTCTATGTGAGCTAAAAGCTGTGTGCTGTTGTGCTGAACTGTTGCGGAGGGCTAGAGTGGTGTAGAATGAGAAGGGGGATGGGAAACACTGTAGGCTTCTGCCTTGTGCTGTGTAGCAGCCAAAAACCAGAGGAACCTGTTTATCCATGAAATGGTTGAACTTCTTCCCTATAGCTTCAAATAGTGCACATCTCAGCCTTTGTGTTCGGATATCAGAAATGGCTGCATAATCATCTGAAAATGAACTACTGTCATGTTTCTGTGTCCGAGCGCAtggaaacacatttcttttcccAACACAAGGCTTTATTACACACATTACCGCCTTTGTGATACATACTCCGACCTATTCCAAGAGAATGACGTGATACTGTGTAGTAGTTTTATCTAAGAGCACTCAAAGCAACATTATATTGTTACTGGAAAAAAGGTAACCATGGCAATGATATTTTCCAGGCAGGTGAAAGTCTGTACAGGCACGCTTTTAAAGCACCATTTGTTTCCAGTTGGAAATAGATGTGGAATTCTTGTGAATTAAATTCCACTCAGGCCGGCGTGTGTAGGAAGAGAAGGCTTGAGCAGGTGCCTTCTCCGAAATAGCTGTAGGAAAAATACTATTACATGATCTGAAAAGCAGGACATTACACACTCTGCACATACATGAAAGTATAATTTGTGCTTGTAGATAGTGGTACTGATGCATGCACTGGTCTGCTTTTCTGTGTCCAATGTTACCTTCAATCTTTCTGATTGTACTTTGCAGCCAAAGATGGTATTTGAAGCGAGCAGCAGTATGGGTTCATGTTATtagatattgattattttttcctcatagaaaataataacaatgaaaacCAGGAACTGCAATAATCCAAGCTTGACACTTTAGGACTATTTACAACATAATCTCATATCAATTCCCTGTTTAATCTTCGgtccttttggtttttttgcacgCTAAAGCCCCAGGTGGATTTGTCCTCATTGATTTGTCTTTATTGTTCAGCTATAAGAAATTACATATGTAACTCCTGTTGACTGTTCCAGGCTTCCTTACCTGTAATATAATTTGATTGTCTTTGGTTGAATTTCTATGTAGCAACCCTAGACAAGCCATGTCTACAAATGCTTTGTAAGGCCTATATACTGTTCAAGTACAATGCATTCATCTGTAATCACAGAATAGTTGCGATCGGCTATAATGGTTAATACATTTCTCAAAATACTCAACCACGTCATAAATAACTCAGTAACAGCACTTTCTACCTGACCAATCAAACAAGTATATCTTAATTCATTTGAAAGGTCAGAACAAACACAATCAATGACAATGAATACGTGTACAtctcacagaaaaacacatacataattACATATTCTTAAATATACATCTGGTTTATAAATTATTTCATTCAGCTGCCTCAATTAAGCTATATGTCCCTAATTCAATGCATTTAATTCTGATTATTTAACAACTTTGAGAAAGTCCAGTCATCCAAGTCTTTCAGGTGATACAGGGGGAAACATGAGAGAATTATCCAGCAGAGTTAAACCTCCTCTCCCATGATTTCCACTGAGAGAGGGAGGTTTATTGGAGGGGGGAGAGTTACTGGACAAGTGAGTGATGGGAGCTGAAACTCAGCACCAGCTTAGCAACGTTTCCCTCGGACTAAAGCCATCTTCAAACAGTCCTCAAATTCATTTGGACAACAGACACCTTCGGGCcaatgatgaagaggagaaggggaggagagggaactGCATGTCCTCTCATTTTCAGATGGATACCCTGTAACTACACTCTTGTACCAAAATGTCTTTAAGGCAAATGTGAATACTGATCTTCTAAAAGGAGAAACATCAGGGACATAATGCACGCAAAGATAAAGTTTGCAGCAGCACTGTAAATTTAGATGAGATTTTAAAGGTGCGCTGTGGAGTGTTTTTGTAAACAAAGaagttatgtttacattcacatCCGTTTGGCCTGACAAACGCATGGAATGCATCCCCTTAGTCATCGAAAATGTGTAAAgctaatattttttaattatgtttgaaTTGTACATTGTTTAGGTCCACTTTTGCATGCTTGCAGTGCCAGAGGTCAAAACCCCACATGGGACCTTTAAGTACCACTCGGTTGTAATAGATTGCAGCATGTTTTTAGGATAAATTGATCTATATAGTGGCTCAAGTCTTCTCTATACAGACTTACTTTTCTGTTCctaaaaaagcagaaaaaagcaaACGCTGAGAGGTCTCCCATATTCTATTATTGTTTTGATGTATGAAAGCTAACTCTTCTTGAGAAAAACACTAAGACACTAATTATGAGTACAATAATTTGAAGAAGGGAACCCAGCACCATTTGGTGTTTACATGACTTGTGAAGTTAAAGGTGTGCGTCATGGTGTTGAGCATTTCAAGTTGGTTGTACAGAAAGCCATTGTTTGGTCAAACTGCATGTGCCTTCCAAGTCACTGTGAAGGCTAAGCATGGAAGatgcaggaaaagaaaaaaagagatatggtgaaaaagagagaaagacacagagagaagagctGGAGGGAAGTTTACTAGTGCACATCCTTGAGGCCCTCCTGGAAAGTGCTGGAACTCTTGACTGTGTCTCCTCCAGGGTCCATGACAGTCAAAGTACCAGACAGCGAGCGTTGGAGGCTGAAGCCTGCGCACGCTGCACAACTCCTGgacacttttctctcttttgcagCTTGTGGTTTTGAAACAAGCCTTCGTTTCGTGGGACACCGTGAGCTCCATCTGAGAAAGTCAATAGCCCTGAAGGAACAAACACAGGGCACTATGAccaaccacagagacactgcAGACATCCTGATGAAAATGTTCCAGTGGTGTAACAGACTTACCATATCCCTCAACACGTCCATCTTTGAATTCCCCTTCAAACTTCATGCCGTCATATCGACTGAAGACTCCTGCGCCTTGAAACTTTCCGTGTGCAAATTCTCCTTCGTACCTGAAACGGTGGAAAAAAGGGGCAGGGAGTCAtttgtcccttttttaattGAGGACAAAACCTGCTTTCTTTTTGGCTCACTCACCTGGATCCATCTGTGAAGAGCAGTACACCAGAGCCATGGAAGAGTCCATTCTCAAAATGGCCAGAGTAGCAGGTTCCGTCCTGAAACTTGAGCTGGCCAACACCATGCCTCCGACCTGGAAAGTCGCACATCACAGTGAGTAATGGCTCAAACTTCAAACAGATGATGGAAACACAAGAAATCCTGTCAAGGCAAACAACCTTGCAGAATCACGTTATACCAACATGGGTGTCACCATGCCTCATCTAACCACTTAGCCTCTTTTGGATTAATCTTTCTTAATAGCATGTACTATACTGCAAGAGATGACCAACTGAGCTTGACATTTGAACTTGAAATGCAGCTCAGGGTTTTACATTCACTTGGTATTGGAGAGCCACTACATATGTCACGAGTCAGTACGTGCTCAGATTTAGGTATCCTCCCCCCCTTGC is drawn from Anoplopoma fimbria isolate UVic2021 breed Golden Eagle Sablefish chromosome 6, Afim_UVic_2022, whole genome shotgun sequence and contains these coding sequences:
- the morn4 gene encoding MORN repeat-containing protein 4 — translated: MTLTRGSFTYASGEEYHGEWKEGRRHGVGQLKFQDGTCYSGHFENGLFHGSGVLLFTDGSRYEGEFAHGKFQGAGVFSRYDGMKFEGEFKDGRVEGYGLLTFSDGAHGVPRNEGLFQNHKLQKREKCPGVVQRAQASASNARCLVL